The window GCACATCACCGCACGCGCCCACAGCGCTGCCGTTCGTCGTGGAACGCAATGCACATCCCGTCAATTCAGAGGAACGGGCGCGGCTGCTGGCCGATCCCGGCTTCGGACGCGTCTTTACCGACCACATGGTCATGATTCGCTATAACGACGCGAAAGGCTGGCACGATGCAAAGGTCATGCCGCGGGGCCCCTTGTCTATCGACCCCGCGACAGCTGTCCTTCACTATGCGCAGGAAATTTTCGAGGGGCTGAAGGCATACAAGCTGGCCGACGGCAGCATGGCCCTGTTCCGGCCGGAAGCGAACGCCAGGCGATTTCGCGATTCGGCGCAGCGGCTGGCCATGGCGGAACTTCCCGAAGATCTGTTCATCGAGTCGCTGCGGCAGATTGTGACCATCGACCGTGACTGGTTCCCCGATATAGAGGGAGGCTCGCTCTATTTGCGGCCTTTCATGTTTGCGAGCGAGGTCTTCCTCGGCGTGAAGCCGTCGTCCGAGTACATCTATATTGTCCTTGCCTCATCGGTCGGTGGCTATTTCAAAAGCGGAGCGCCGGCGATTTCGCTTCTGGTTTCACAGGAGCACACACGGGCCGC of the Aquisediminimonas profunda genome contains:
- a CDS encoding branched-chain amino acid aminotransferase, which codes for MNDRTSPHAPTALPFVVERNAHPVNSEERARLLADPGFGRVFTDHMVMIRYNDAKGWHDAKVMPRGPLSIDPATAVLHYAQEIFEGLKAYKLADGSMALFRPEANARRFRDSAQRLAMAELPEDLFIESLRQIVTIDRDWFPDIEGGSLYLRPFMFASEVFLGVKPSSEYIYIVLASSVGGYFKSGAPAISLLVSQEHTRAAPGGTGAAKCGGNYAASLVAQADAIAKGFDQVVFLDAAERRWVEELGGMNLFFVFSDGSIQTPPLGGTILPGITRDALLTLAREDGIVVREEPYSIEQWQADAESGRLTEAFACGTAAVVTPIGRVTGANGAFSIGAGGPGQFTTRMKDRLVAIQRGLAPDPHHWVMRLD